GAGTGCAGCACGTGGATGAGCTTTTCGCAGTCGCTCAGGTGCAGGCCGATGGTGGGTTCCTCGAGGAGATAGAGGTTTCTGGGAAGTTCCCCGCGCGAGCGTTCCTTGACGGTCGCAAGGCCCTGCGAGAGTTCGGTGACGAGCTTCAGGCGCTGGGCCTCGCCGCCGCTGAGGGTGGGCGAGGACTGGCCGAGCGTGAGATAGCCGAGACCGCAATCGACCATGAGGCGGCAGGTTTGCGAGAGATGATTGTGAAAGTCGAAAAAGGCGGCGGCCTCCTCAAAGGTGAGCTGGAGCACCTGGCCGATGTTTTTGCCCTTCCAGGTGATGTCGGAAAGCTCGGGCGCGTAGCGAGTGCCGCGGCAGTCGTCGCAGGGCAGGTAGGTGTCGGGCATGAAGGCCATTTCGAGTTTGATGCGGCCCGCGCCCGCGCAGGCCTCGCAGCGCCCGCCGGCGGTGTTGAAGGAATAGCGGGAGGCCGTGTAGCCGCGGATTTTCGACTCGGGCAGGCTGGCGAAAAACTGGCGGATCTGGTCGAAGATGCCGAGATAGGTGGCCGGCGTGGAGCGCGGGGTTTTGCCGATGGGCGACTGGTCCACCTCGATGACGGAGCGAAACACGTGGCCGTTGAGCAGGAGATCGAAGGGCGGGGGAGGGGAGGGCGGTTTGGCGCCCCGGCGCGCCGCCACCGTCTTTCTTGTTACTTGATCCTTGTCCCTTGTTATTTCTGGCTCCGCCAGCGACTCGTCCGCGAAGCCGGTGGCCTTGACAAAGGCGGGGCCGGCGAGTTTTGGCGCGCCGGTCTTGATGGCGTGCGACACGGCGGGATGCAGGAGGTCGCGGAAAAGCGTCGATTTTCCCGCGCCGCTGGGGCCCGCGACCATGATGAGGCGGCCGAGCGGGAGATGCAGGTCGAAGCCGCGCAGGTTGCGCAGACGGGCGCCGGTGAGCGTGAGCCATTCGGGTGCGGATGCCATGAGGAGCGAAAAAAGCGGATCGCCCCGCAACCGCAATCATGGAGACACCGGGAAACGCCTGCCCGCGGGCGCCGCGAACGTGCCACCGGCGCAAGCCTGCCTTGTAAAATGAGTTGCGAGACCGGAGCAGGCCGCGCATGATGCGCGGCATGTTTTTTATCGTGGGAAGCGACGGATTGGAATACGGACCGGCGGACGCCCGGACCGTGCGGTCATGGATGGCGGAGGGCCGCGCGACGCCCCGCACACGGGCGCGGCGCGTGAACGAGCAGGAGTGGAAGACGCTCGGAGATTTCCCGGAGTTGGCCCCGGCCGCCATGCCGCCGTCGCTGCCCGCCGCTGTTCCGGCGCGGCCGGCCGGGCCGCAGCCGGCGGCGGTGGAAATCGATGCCGACGCGTATGCCGCCGATTTGATCGCGAGGGCCGCGCCGCTCAATATCACAAGCTGCCTTTCGCGCTCGTGGGCGTTTTACAAGTCGGATTTCTGGCCGATTCTCGGGGTCACCCTGGCGGCGATGTTGCTGATGGGCGCGGTGCCGCTGGGCGCGCTTTTCCTCACGGGCCTCTTCATGGGCGGGCTGTATTATTATTATCTGGGCAAAATGCGCGGACAGCAGCGTCAGATCGGGGATATTTTTATCGGTTTTTCCCGGATGACGAAACCGTTGTTTTTTGCCGGGTTGATCATGTGTGGCATCAGCTTCGCCATCATAATCCCGGGCTATGGCGCGCTGCTGGCCGGCGCGCTGGCGGAATCGATGCCGGTGGCCATTGCCGGCGGGGCGCTGTTATTGGCCGGCATGCTGGCCACGATGTATCTTTCGCTCGTTTGGGCTTTTGCGTTCCCTCTGATCCTGGATAAAAACCTGGGTCACCGGGATGCGATGAAGGTGAGCAGGAAAGTGGTGTCCGCGCAGTTCTGGCGTCTGCTGGGGCTGTCGTTTCTTTGCATGCTGCTTTACATGGTAGGGATGCTGGCCCTGATTGTCGGCGCGTATTTTGTGCTGCCGCTGCTGGTGGGGGCGTTTGCCCATGCCTACGAGGATTTGTGCAATCCGCCGGAAAGCCGCGCATAGTTGTGCAGCCGGTCCGCGGGGCGGGCCGAAAATTTGTTGACAGTGATTGTGTCGTCGCCGCCGAAAATGATATGCGCCCGCAGCCTGTGGGCTGTCGGCGGGGATATGGCTGGCTGTTTGGCATGATCACATATTAACGCGGCAGCGCGCGTAGCGCAGGCATCCTGCCTGCCGTCAAAACCAAAGGCGCGCAGCGCCGCTGATTCTCTTTCCAGAAAAAGAAGGCCGCACTTTGCTCGATAAAAATATTCGACGGCAGGCAAGGATGCCTGAGCTACGCGCTGCACCCAAGCCAATGATTTTTGAAAAAAGCCCGACGCGGCAGGCATGACAGAATATTTACGAAACGGACGATTATAAGGGCTCAGTGAATCTTACTGTAATAATTCAACAGACTAGAACGCGGCAAAACATGGAGCTAGGCAGTTGTCATCAAACGGCGCAGACCGCCTAAAAAAGTCTGCGTTTTCCCATCCCCTCACCCTAACCGCAACACCCTACCTACCTACACTATGAACTCCAAGCGCAAGCATCATGCTCTCGTTCGGATGATCGGCGGCGCGTCCTTCGTCGCCCTCGCGGCATCATCCGTGTTAGCCCAGGCCGTCAGGAATGACGATGCCGATCCCGGCACGGCGGCACCCCCGCCGCCCGTAGTCACCACTCCCGCCCTTCCCACAAGCGACGAAGTGATCATGCTTTCACCTTTCGAGGTGGATGCCACCAGAGAAAAAGGCTACTTCGCCGAAAACACGCTCGCGGGCAGCCGCATGAGGACCAACATCTCGGATTTGGGCGCGGCTATTTCGGTCGTCACCAAGCAGCAGATGGAGGACACGGCATCGCTGGATGTGAATGACCTCTTCCGCTATGAACTCGGCACGGAGGGTTCTTCTACTTACACGCCGGAGGCGTTGACCTCCCGTGGCAACGGTGTGGCTGATGCGATTGCCGGTATAAATAATGGCGGCAATACGACCGCCAGCACAAACACCACCGCCAACCGCGTTCGAGGGCTTGGCTCCCCCAGTTTTTCGCTAAATTACTACTCGACGATCTCTCAAATACCGTTCGATTCCTACAACGCAGCGTCGTTTGAAATCAGCCGTGGCCCTAACTCCATGCTCTTCGGCATGGGAAGTCCGGCGGGCATTGTCAACCAAAGCACCGCCCAAGCCCTGATAAACAAAAATACTGGACAGGTGCAGGTTCGCGTTGATGACCGCGGCTCGGCACGCGCCAGCTTTTCTTTCAATAAAAACCTGATCGACGACAAACTCGCTATCTATGGTGCGTTTTTGTATAACGACCAACAGTTCGAGCGAAAGCCCTCCTACGATATTACGCGCCGCCAATATGGCGCCATCACTTACAAGCCTTTTAAAAAAACCAAGATCACTGCCAGCATTGAAGGCTATGACAATGACAATCGCCGCCCCAACTCGGTCACCCCTGTTGACGGTGTAACCGAGTGGCTCAAGGCTGGTCGCCCCGTGTATGATTCGAAGACTCATAAAGTCACCAAGCTGGATACAGGAGAGGTGGTTTCCATGGTTGTGGGCAGCGAGAATTCATACATGGCGAATGATCTCAGAAATTTCATAGCAACACTTCCCGGCTATGACGCGAACCTCTGGAATCCCGCCCAAACCCAATACAATGGCATCAGCATTTTCGGCACGGGCGCCATCACCAATGTGAATTCAATCCTTTTTGTTCAGGGATTGGGCTTCCAAAGCTCCGGGCGGACGATGATGAAGGTTGCCGACGGAGGTTTGCAGCGTTGGTTCCATCCCACGCAGGGAAATAATCCCCGGCTTCGGTATGATATAGTACCAAATGGAAGCACCGGTTATAATACTGCCACGACTGTAAACACATTAAGCACAGTCGCCGGGGACCCCAATTATGTTTGGGGTAATCCGACGTGGACGGACGTTTATGACACGTATGAGACAAGGTCCGATCTCAATTCCATGACGGTTGTCCCGCCCGACCCGAATTATCTCACCAAGCGCTACCCCGGCGTGACGGACAAATCCGTTTATGACTGGGAGCATGTCAATATCCTTAACATGCATGTCGGCTGGCAGCGGAACACTAATTACAATATTGAGCTTGAGCAGGAAATACTCCCCAACCTGCTGACTTTCAGCGCTGGCTGGTTTCGTCAGGATTTTGACTCCATGCAATTGTATAATGTGGGATCGCTGGACGGTGCCACTCTCTATGTGGACACCAACATATATGATTCGGAGGGCAACCCAAATCCATTCTATGGAAGACCTTATGTGCGGGGCACCGATGACCCTGACCGTATTGAGGATTCCCAGGCGGTTGACCAGTATCGCGCAATGCTCGCATTCACGCCCGACTTTACCAAAAACAAGGGCTGGACCAAATGGCTCGGGCATCACCAGATCCTCGGCTTGGCATCCTATATGGATTACGAGAGAACCACCATTCGCAGACGCCTGCAATTTGTTGACGGCGATCAAATGATCAAAACCCGCTACATGGCCAGTCCCGACGTGCCGGGATGGAGACTGGAGGGCAATCAGAGCTATGCTCTTTTTTATCTTTCCGACGATGGATACAGCGTCAACCAATCCTCGGGGCCCTTTTATCCATCCGGCAACGACCCAATCAGTGGACAGGTCACGGTCTATGATTACAACGCCAGTCAGTACAGAAATCTGGATGCGACTATGATTTGGAATCCACACTACGCCGGCACTGGAAAATCAGCGCGCAAGCTCACCTCTTACAGCGCGGGATGGACAGCCTATTTATGGGAGGACAGAATCATTGCCACCGCTGGTATTCGCCGTGACATCAACCGCACTCATAGTACCCGCGATGCCAACGCCAGACCCGCGGGGTTGACAGCCAAAGAAGCCATTGAGTGGGACATGAAGTATTGGGTGGATGGTGTGTATCAACTGGATGAGGTGTTCAAGCTCTGGAATGACTGGGCTAGGGTGAGTGGAACAACCAATACTGTCGGGGCGGTTGTAAAGCCTTTCCTGCATTGGGAACCCATTGCCAAACGTTCCGGTGACAATCTCTTCTGGGAATTTGTAGAAAATCTCGGGTTCAGTTACAACAAGTCGGATAATTTTGACGCACCTACGACTTCCTATGTCGATTTCTTCGGCAGCAAGCTTGGGAAACCCCAAGGCGAAGGAAAGGATTATGGCATCCAGTTCTCGCTCTTCAAAAATAAGCTTTTTGCCCGTCTCAACTGGTTCGAGTCCACCAATGAGAACTCGCCTGCGGCTTCCGGTTCAAACAACGCAATCCAAAGGCTCTGGTGGCATGTTGACACCACCGCTTTCCGCGGCTGGCTGGAACACATTTGGATGCTCAACCAAGGTGGCAATCCCTCGCTTCCCGATTGGAGGTTACAGTTTACTAATGACTCCGATGCGATGCGTGAGATGCAGCAGTGGGTGGGGGAAAAATGGGGTCTTAACAATGATTATAATTATTATGATCATTTGGGCGGCACTCTGGGTTCAACCAAATCGACAAAGGCAAAGGGTGTTGAATTAGCCATTAGTTATAATCCATTGCCAAACTGGACCATCAAGGTGACCGGCGCCAAGGTCGAAACTAAAAACAACAATGTTCTCAAGGAGGTTGACGCATGGATTGCTATGCGCGAGCCGGTATGGCAAAATGCCAAGGCAGAGGACTATTTGAATGCCGTGGGAACGGCCACATTGCAATCGCTTGGCGGCATCGATAATTATACGTTGTATAATACTGAAAGGAAAGGCAACATTGTGGACTTCTGGCATAGCACCAATTACGAGGTCGCTTCCGGGGCAACCTCAACTCCCGTGAACTCGACTGCTCAAGATGGATCGACAACGGTGGAAGGTTACTGGAATGCCTTGTATTATCCCTATTATGCCCTTGAGCGTGATCTTCAGGGCCAGCAGGTCGCGGGGCAGCGCAAGTATAACTTCAGCGTGCTTACCAATTACATGTTTGACCGTGGTGCGTTGAAGGGCTGGTCAGTCGGCGGTGCGCAACGCTATGCGAGCAAAGCCATAATTGGTTATCGTGGCAAGGCATCGGGAGCAAACGGGACGCTTCTGGACATATCAGATGTCAGTGACCCCATCTATGATGATGCAATGTGGTACACCGATCTCTGGATCGCCTACACCCGTAAGATCTTCAACGACAAGGTGCGCATGAAGATACAACTCAACGTGGCGGATGTCTTCCAAGATGGTGAGCTGAAGCCCATCCGTGTGGCTTTCGATGGCAAGCCCTATGCCTACCGTATTGTGGATTCCCGCCAGTTCATCCTGACGGCTACGTTTGATTTCTGATTCTGTTACGTGAGGTTATTGTCAGATCAGGGGTTATCAAGCAAAGCCCCCTCCATCGGGAGGGGGCTTTTTGTCGGATTGCATTGCCAGCCGGCATCGCAAACATTGGGGGAGAGCTATCCTACCAGCGTGACTTTGCATTTATACCATCTCCGAACCCTTTATAGACTCATCAAGGCAGGGCGAAACCTCCGGCCGAGCCGCGGCTCGGCGAGGACGCCTCGCCCTACCAAATATAAATTTCGTTCGGAATTGATATTGGTCTAAAATCAAAGGGACTCTTGGTCTTATTTCCAAAAGGACGACATGAGCAAACAACGCGCAGGCCGGAAGCGGAAGAGGACAGACGCGGATGCGGCGCCCGGACTGGTTGCACCGGATGCATCACCGGGGAGGAACGATCACGGGCATGGGCGATGGCATGGATTTTTAGTCGTGGTTTTGGTGATTGCGGTTTGCGTGGCTTGGGCAAACACGCTGCGCGCGCCGTTTGTGCTGGATGACGGGGAATCGATCGTCACCAATGCGAGCATCCGTGATTTTTGGTCGCTGCGCTGGCTGAATCCACCGGCAGAGATGGGCGAGACCGTGAGCGGCCGGCCGGTGTTGAATCTTTCCTTCGCGGTGAATTATGCGTTGGGCGGACTGGATGTGCGGGGATATCATCTGGGCAACATGCTCATCCACGCGGCGGCGGCGCTGGTTTTGTTTGGCGTGGCGCGGCGGGTGTTGTCGCAGTGCGGTTCCGAACGAAGCGGCACGCCTGCCGCGAGGGCGGAGCGCGACAGCGCGGAGGAGCCGGGCCGTAGCGCAGGCATCCCTGCCTGCCGTCCGAGGGCGATCGCGCGAAGCGCGGCATTTGTTTTTTGGAAAAAGATCAGCGGCGCTTCGCGCCAAGAATTTTCGACGGCAGGCAGGATGCCTGCGCTACGGGGCTGGTGCGCGTCCTACGGTGAACGGCTTTCCGAAGCCGGCGCGGCTGGGCTGGCGTTTGCGATGGCGTTGCTGTGGGCGCTGCATCCATTGCAGACCGCGGCGGTCACCTATGTGGCGCAGCGGGCGGAGTCGCTGGCGGGGTTGTTTTATTTGCTCACGTTGTATTGCTTCATCCGGGCGGCGGAGACGGGGGATTCGGCAGATCGGGTGGCACGGGCGACCCGCCCGTGGGATTGCGACGCGGAGCGTCGTCAGCATGGGCGAGTCGCCCATGCCACGCAGACCCATGGGCTGGCGGACCGTGCGGCGGCGCGCGGGGCGCGCTGGTGGGGCGCGCTGGCGGTGACGGCGTGCGCGCTGGGCATGGGGACGAAAGAGACGGTGGTCACGGCGCCGTTGGTCGCGCTGTTGCTGGACCGGGCGTTTTTTGCGGGATCGTTTCGCGAGGCCTGGCGGCGGCGCTGGCGGCTTTATGGCGGGCTGGCGGCGACATGGCTGCTGCTGGGCGCGCTGGTGTTGTCCAACACCGGTCGCGGCGGTTCGGCGGGGCTCGGCTCGGAGATCGGCGCATGGGGCTATTTGCTCACGCAGTGCGGGGCGATTGTGCGTTATCTGGGGCTGGCTTGCTGGCCGGCGTCGCTGGTGTTCGATCATGGCACGCCGGTCGCGGCGGGGCCGGGCGCGGTGTGGTGGCAGGCGCTGTTGTTGTGTGCGCTGGCGGCGGGGACGCTGCGGGCGTTGTGGCGGAATCACGCGGCGGGATTTCTGGGCGCGTGGTTTTTCCTGATGCTCGCGCCGAGCTCGAGTTTCGTGCCGGTGTCGACGCAGACCGTGGCGGAGCATCGCATGTATCTGGCGCTGGCTGCGGTGGTGGCGCTGGCGTGCGCGGGAGCATGGCGGGTACTGGCGTGGGTTTGCGGCATGGGGGCGCAACGCGGCGGCGGCAACAATGCGATTCCCAAGGCTTTTCAGCCCTTCAGTCCCTCAGCCTTTCGGCCTTTGCTCTGGGCGGCGCTGGTGTGCGCGGCAGCGGCGTTGGGCGCGGTGACGGTGGCGCGAAACGCGGTGTATCGCACGGCGGTGTCGCTTTGGTCGGACACGGTGGAAAAACGTCCGGACAATCCGCGCGCGCGCAACAACCTCGGGGCGGCGCTCTCGGCGGAAGGGCGGACGGCGGAGGCGGCGGAGCAGTTTCGCCGGGCGATCGCGTTGCGGCCGAATCATGCGTTTGCCCATTTCAACCTTGGCGTGGCGTTGATGCTTGATCCGCGTGCCGCGCTCGATGCCGTCGCGGCAGAGAGGGGAAACGGGACGCCGCCGGACGCCGCCGCTCTGCGCGCCGAGGCGGTCCGGCAGGCCGAGCATCATTTCCGCGCGGCGCTGGCGGCCGAGCCCGGCAACACGGACGCGTGCGTGAATCTCGGCAAGCTGCTCGCCGACTCGGGCCGGACGGCGGAGGCGATGGAGCACTACCGCTCGGCTCTGGCCGGCGACCCGGCGGCGCAGGATGCGCGGGTGAACCTGGCGGCATTGCTCGTTGCCGACGGACGCGAGGCGGAGGGCGCGGCGTTGCTGCGCGAGGCGCTGGCGGCGGAACCGGGGCTGGCGGAGGCGCATTATCAGATGGGTTTGGTGTTGGAAAAAAGCGGCGCGCGCCGCGAGGCCGAGGCGGAGTTTCGCGCCGCCGTGCGGCTCAAGCCGGGCATGGCGGCGGCCCACCTCGCGCTGGGCAACTGCCTCGCGCGGCGAGGCGATGCGGGAGCCGAGTCGTGCTATCGCGAGGCGCTTCGGCTCGATCCGAAACTCGCCGAGGCATGGTATGCGCTGGGCAACGGATTCGCGAAACAGGAACGGTTTGCCGATGCGATGGACGCCTACCGCAAGGCGATCCAGCTCGATCCCGCGCATGTGCAGGCGCTCAACAATCTCGGCAACTGCCAGCTCGTGACCGGGCGCGTGCGCGAGGCGGTGGAGACCTACGAGGAAGTGCTGCGCCGACGTCCCGGCGACGCGACGGTGCGGCAGAATCTCGACTACGCGAAGGAACTGCTGGGGGCGCGCTGAGCACCCCGGTGCCCCGTCGTCCGCACTATTGCCGACCGCCACCGCCGAATCAAACCCCCACGTCCGCCCGCTCGGTGGCGGCATCCGGTCCTAGGGTGCCAACGGATGCGGATTACTTCTCAGGCGACTGGATGGCCCAGCGATTTTACAGCGCGCCAGAGTGGTGCATTTTGGCCTCCTCCTTGATACCCGCGCTCGATCAGGGGAGAACCGGGTTTACCCGCGACGCGCTGCCTCGATTTTCGCGATATCGATTTTCTTCATTTCCATCATCGCTTCGAAGGCGCGCCTGCCCTCCGCGCCGCCCGCGGCTACCGCGCTGGTGAGGACGCGGGGAGTGATCTGCCAGGAAATCCCCCAGCGATCTTTGCACCAGCCGCAGTCGCTTTCCTGGCCGCCGTTACCGACGATCGCATTCCAATAGCGGTCGGTTTCCTCCTGTGTGTCGGTCGCGACCTGAAAGGAAAAGGCCTCGCTGTGCGTGAAATCCGGCCCGCCGTTCAGGCCGAGGCAGGGAATGCCGAGGACGGTGAATTCCACCGTAAGGATATCGCCCGCTTGACCCGACGGGTAGTCGCCCGGCGCGTGGTGTGCCGCGGTCACTTTGCTATCGGGGAATGTCGCTGCATAAAAACGCGCCGCGTCCAGAGCGTCTTTATTGAACCAAAGGCAGATCGTATTTTTGGGAATCGGTTTGTTCATAAAGAAATTTCGACCACGAGAGGCGCGAATGAAAGAAGTCCTTCGCAATATACGCCATCGCCGGGCTTCAGTCCACCGAGAACGTCATGCACCGGCGCGCCGCCGGCCGCCAGCCGCATCGCAACGCGATTCGCCTTTTTGCGGAGAGGCGCACGAAATGGTATGAGATCTTTTGCACACCCAAAGGCAGAAGCGGCCCGCGCGTTGCGCGGCGGGCAGCGGGAGGCAGCCCCCTTCCCTGCGGCGCTCTCTTTGAGGATTTCATTATTTCAAACAGCGCTCCCAAAAACACGCCCTTAATCATGCGGCGAATGGACGGATACGGTCTTCGGTTTTTTGCCCGGCTTTTTGCGCCGTTCGTATTTCCGGTCGGGCGCGCGAGCGGCGCCGCGCACGGGGGTGATTTTCACGGCGCGTCCCGTGCGCCCGGATTTTTGAATCGCATCGAGCACGCGCATGTCGGCCACGCCCTCCTCTCCGGAGGCTTCGGGCTTTCGATTTTTGGTCACGCATTCCACAAAGGCTTCGATCTCCCCGGCAAATTGGTCCACATGCGGAAAAGTCTTGGACTTCGACTTGTCCTCAATGGTCGCTGTCTGGCGCAGGCCTCCGCTGTATTCAAACGCCGGATCGAGCACGATGTTGCCTTTTGTGCCGACGATTTGGAAACGCCCCGTGTCGGACGAGCCGAAACTCACGGCAAACGCCGCGAGCCGCCCGCGCGGAAAACGCAGGATCACGACGGCGGACTCCTCCACCTCGCGAAAACGCTTGTCCCCACTGCTGTCCAGAAACGCGGCAACCTCGACGGGCTCGGCGCCCATGACGCTGCGCGCCGCGTTCAGGCAGTAGATGCCGATGTCGAGCAACGGACCGCCGCCGTGCCTGTCGCTCAAGCGGATGTTTTGCGCGTCGGTCAACTGAAAGCTGAAACTCGCGGTAAACAGGCGTGGATCGCCGATTTCACCCGAACGAACCCGTCGCACCGTATCGAGCGTCGCCGGTTCGAAATGCAGCCTGTAAGCAGTCATCAAGGTCACGCCGGCGGCGGCCGCGGCGCGCACGATGCGCTGGGCGTTTCGCTCCGTGTCCGCGAGGGGTTTTTCACAGAGGATGTGCTTGCCGGCCTTTGCCGCGCGGATGCTGTATTCGTGGTGTTGGTCGTTGGGAAGGGCAATGAAGACAGCATCGATGGCGCGGTCCGCGAGGCACTCGCCGTATTTTTTATAGGGATACGTTTTTTCGGCTCCGTATTCGCGCGAAAGCACGCGGAGCTTTTCCGGGTCGCTGGAAACAAGGGCTGCGACCTCGGCGTTGCTCGTGCGCTTGAAGGCGGGCAGCACGGCATTTTGGGCGATGTGGCCCAAGCCGACAACGGCAAATCTGAGTTTCCGATTATTCCCGGGCGCGGCTGGCCCGGAGTCAGTCCGTTCGATGGTGCTCATATTATGCCGTTGTCGTTGCGCTTCGCGCGCATTGCCGGTGTTTCCCCGCACGTCGTCTCTTCGTGCCTGGGCGTGGGTTCGGCGAATGCGCCGGTGCACTTGGGGAATGTTATTTGTCGTCCTCGCCGCCTTCCTGCGCCACGAAATTGAGGCGGCCGGCGATGGCGGTGAGTTCCTTGTCGGTTTCGCCCTCTTCATCGAGGGTTTGTTGCAAGACGACCATGTCGCGGTCGTGGCCCAGGATGCCGGCGAATGTGCGCACGCAACCGTAGCCGGCGATTTCATAGTGCTCGATGCGCTGGGCATCGGCGATGAGGCCGGCATCGCGCACGGCGAGGTCTTCGTGTTCCGAGATATTTTCCCTGCCCTCAGCGATGAGGCCTTCCATCGCCTTGCAGGTTTTGCCTTTCGGCGATTCGTCGTGATTCTCGAAAATGTTTTCGAGGCGCCGCACGTGCTCTTTGGTCTGTTCGAGGTGGGTGGTAATCCCCTCCTTGAGCGAGGGATCATAGGCGGCCTTCGCCATTTCGGGCAATGCTTTCAGAAGTTGGTTTTCGGCGTTATAGAGATCGCGAAGCTGTTCGATATAGAGGTCGTGTAATGTGTCCGTCGTTGTCATGGGCGTCTCCAGGTTGGATTGTGAGTATTTTAGTGAGTTTCTTCTTTTATTTTCTTGGATGAGCGTCCTCCGGCGTTTGGCGCCCGAGATCGCGGGGGCAATGTCACCCAGACCCGGCGTTGTTGAAATGGGGCGATACCCTGTTCGTGTTCTCAGGGAATTTTCCCACGGCTGCACGGGGCCGGTTGTTTTTCGCCCATGACTGCCGACCGGGATGCTGACGAGGCCGACGCTGATGGAACCTTGCCAGATCGCGCGCAGGGGAAGGAGAAGTTGATGGTTACCGGGGATTCACGGCGACAAGGCAGCCACTTTGCCGCGGCGCAACAGGGGGAATTTACGGCTTTTCGGGCGAGGGCAAATTTGCTTCGCCACCAGCGCGGCCGAATATCGAATTAGGGGAATTCATCCATGCCGGAATGGCGGTTTGCACCGATTGCGAGAAACGTGAGTCGCGCGGACTATCTGTCGATGGACACGACTCCTTATTGGTTCGCATCGGTGCCGCTGCCCGGGTTTCCGCCGCTCGTGCGGGACGTGTCGGTCGATGCGATTGTCATTGGAGGCGGTTTGACGGGAATCACCGCCGCCTATCTGTTCAAGCGCGCCGGGATGAGCGTGGCGCTCTTGGAGCGCGGGCGATGCGCGGAAGGCGACACGGGCCACACAAGCGCGCATCTGACGGCCGTCACCGACATGCGTCTTCACACTCTCATCTCCGATTTCGGCGAAGCCGCAGCGCGCACCGTTTGGGATGCGGGCATGAGCGCCGTGGCGTTGATCGCGGACGTCGTTGCAAGGGAAAACATCAAATGCGATTTCAGTCTGCAAAACGGTTATCTGCACGCGCCCGCTCGCAGTGACGATGGAGCGCTCGCCGGGGCCGTCTCGGAGTTGCAACTCGAAGCGGAGGCCGCAAAACAGCTCGGCATCCCCGTCGAATCCGTCGGGCGCGTTCCCCTTTTCGCGACGCCAGGCATTCGCTTTTCGGGGCAGGCGAAATTTCATCCGCGCAAATATCTGGCAGCGTTGCTCTCGAAGATTCGGGGCGATGGCAGTTGCATTTTCGAAAACACAAATGCGGACACGGTTTCGACCGATCCGCTCACCGTGACCGCGGGCGACTTCACCGTGCGGGGGCGTTTTCTGGTAATCGCCACGCATACGCCGCTGCGCGGATCGGCAAGCGGGGCGGGCGCGTTGCTGTTTCAGAGCAAGCTGAGCCATTACACGAGTTACGCCATCCGCGGGCGATTTCGCCGCGAAAATATTCCGGACGGAATCTTTTGGGACACCGACGATCCTTACGGCTATTTGCGCATCGACGACGCCGGCGACCCGCAAACGGCCTGCGCAATCTACGGCGGGCAAGATCATAAAACAGGACAGGTTTCGAGCACGGAGGCGCGTTATCACGCATTGGAACGCCGCTTGTCTTCGCTGATGCCGGCTGGCGAAATCACGCACCGGTGGTCCGGACAAGTGGTCGAGACAATCGACGGACTGCCCTACATCGGCCCGGTGGACAAAGAACAATTTGTCGCCACTGGCTTCGGCGGCAACGGCATGACTTTCGGAACGCTCGCCGCCACGATGGCGCTCGATGCCGCGCAGGGACGCGAAAACCGGTGGAGCAAGCTGTTCGACATTCACCGCAAAAAATTGATTGGCGACGCGTGGACCTATTTTTCCGA
This genomic stretch from Termitidicoccus mucosus harbors:
- a CDS encoding glycerophosphoryl diester phosphodiesterase membrane domain-containing protein, encoding MNEQEWKTLGDFPELAPAAMPPSLPAAVPARPAGPQPAAVEIDADAYAADLIARAAPLNITSCLSRSWAFYKSDFWPILGVTLAAMLLMGAVPLGALFLTGLFMGGLYYYYLGKMRGQQRQIGDIFIGFSRMTKPLFFAGLIMCGISFAIIIPGYGALLAGALAESMPVAIAGGALLLAGMLATMYLSLVWAFAFPLILDKNLGHRDAMKVSRKVVSAQFWRLLGLSFLCMLLYMVGMLALIVGAYFVLPLLVGAFAHAYEDLCNPPESRA
- a CDS encoding TonB-dependent receptor plug domain-containing protein, which gives rise to MNSKRKHHALVRMIGGASFVALAASSVLAQAVRNDDADPGTAAPPPPVVTTPALPTSDEVIMLSPFEVDATREKGYFAENTLAGSRMRTNISDLGAAISVVTKQQMEDTASLDVNDLFRYELGTEGSSTYTPEALTSRGNGVADAIAGINNGGNTTASTNTTANRVRGLGSPSFSLNYYSTISQIPFDSYNAASFEISRGPNSMLFGMGSPAGIVNQSTAQALINKNTGQVQVRVDDRGSARASFSFNKNLIDDKLAIYGAFLYNDQQFERKPSYDITRRQYGAITYKPFKKTKITASIEGYDNDNRRPNSVTPVDGVTEWLKAGRPVYDSKTHKVTKLDTGEVVSMVVGSENSYMANDLRNFIATLPGYDANLWNPAQTQYNGISIFGTGAITNVNSILFVQGLGFQSSGRTMMKVADGGLQRWFHPTQGNNPRLRYDIVPNGSTGYNTATTVNTLSTVAGDPNYVWGNPTWTDVYDTYETRSDLNSMTVVPPDPNYLTKRYPGVTDKSVYDWEHVNILNMHVGWQRNTNYNIELEQEILPNLLTFSAGWFRQDFDSMQLYNVGSLDGATLYVDTNIYDSEGNPNPFYGRPYVRGTDDPDRIEDSQAVDQYRAMLAFTPDFTKNKGWTKWLGHHQILGLASYMDYERTTIRRRLQFVDGDQMIKTRYMASPDVPGWRLEGNQSYALFYLSDDGYSVNQSSGPFYPSGNDPISGQVTVYDYNASQYRNLDATMIWNPHYAGTGKSARKLTSYSAGWTAYLWEDRIIATAGIRRDINRTHSTRDANARPAGLTAKEAIEWDMKYWVDGVYQLDEVFKLWNDWARVSGTTNTVGAVVKPFLHWEPIAKRSGDNLFWEFVENLGFSYNKSDNFDAPTTSYVDFFGSKLGKPQGEGKDYGIQFSLFKNKLFARLNWFESTNENSPAASGSNNAIQRLWWHVDTTAFRGWLEHIWMLNQGGNPSLPDWRLQFTNDSDAMREMQQWVGEKWGLNNDYNYYDHLGGTLGSTKSTKAKGVELAISYNPLPNWTIKVTGAKVETKNNNVLKEVDAWIAMREPVWQNAKAEDYLNAVGTATLQSLGGIDNYTLYNTERKGNIVDFWHSTNYEVASGATSTPVNSTAQDGSTTVEGYWNALYYPYYALERDLQGQQVAGQRKYNFSVLTNYMFDRGALKGWSVGGAQRYASKAIIGYRGKASGANGTLLDISDVSDPIYDDAMWYTDLWIAYTRKIFNDKVRMKIQLNVADVFQDGELKPIRVAFDGKPYAYRIVDSRQFILTATFDF